One genomic segment of Salinigranum rubrum includes these proteins:
- a CDS encoding type 1 glutamine amidotransferase has protein sequence MNKTNATAPTIVLLDASVGETPAERNFRRELDADVRAYKVSEGEFPPRVDTGFGFDAVVVSGSQTSVYDDEPWIERTEAWVREAVDAGVPLLGVCWGHQLLAQAVGGEVDPMGGRGELGYETVRRTDEDDPLFDGIGPSFVAFETHTDEVTALPSAATPLAETDRALQGFRVENAWGVQFHPEYDRDTARWVTEHKRGWLTDETVDGVLATITPERHAETAQATRVFDTFLAFARRRRSRVE, from the coding sequence ATGAACAAGACTAATGCGACAGCCCCGACCATCGTGCTGCTCGACGCGTCGGTGGGTGAGACGCCCGCCGAGCGGAATTTCAGGCGTGAACTCGACGCCGACGTCCGGGCGTACAAGGTGAGCGAGGGGGAGTTTCCACCCCGGGTCGACACGGGGTTCGGATTCGACGCCGTCGTCGTCTCCGGGTCGCAGACGTCGGTGTACGACGACGAACCGTGGATCGAGCGGACGGAGGCGTGGGTCCGCGAGGCAGTCGACGCGGGGGTGCCGCTTCTCGGCGTCTGCTGGGGGCACCAACTGCTGGCGCAGGCGGTCGGGGGGGAGGTCGACCCGATGGGTGGGAGGGGCGAACTCGGGTACGAGACCGTCCGTCGAACGGACGAGGACGACCCGCTGTTCGACGGTATCGGCCCGTCGTTCGTCGCGTTCGAGACGCACACCGACGAAGTGACCGCGCTCCCGTCCGCGGCGACACCCCTCGCCGAGACCGACCGGGCGCTGCAGGGGTTCCGCGTCGAGAACGCGTGGGGCGTCCAGTTCCACCCGGAGTACGACCGCGACACCGCCCGGTGGGTCACCGAGCACAAGCGTGGCTGGCTCACGGACGAGACGGTCGACGGAGTCCTCGCCACCATCACTCCCGAGCGCCACGCGGAGACAGCGCAGGCGACGCGGGTGTTCGACACCTTCCTCGCGTTCGCCCGGCGCCGACGCTCGCGTGTCGAGTGA
- a CDS encoding thioredoxin family protein, with translation MTNAATDARDEPIRIESADHFEEVVDRDGVVLVDFHAEWCGPCKMLEPTVEAVAAETDAVVATVDVDSHGGLAAQFGVQGVPNLVFFRDGEPQKRAVGVQSKEALTAVVASLTR, from the coding sequence ATGACGAACGCAGCGACCGACGCGAGAGACGAACCGATACGGATCGAATCGGCCGACCACTTCGAGGAGGTGGTCGACCGAGACGGGGTCGTTCTCGTCGACTTCCACGCGGAGTGGTGTGGCCCGTGTAAGATGCTCGAACCGACCGTCGAGGCGGTCGCGGCGGAGACGGACGCGGTCGTCGCGACGGTCGACGTCGACAGCCACGGCGGACTCGCCGCGCAGTTCGGCGTCCAGGGCGTACCGAACCTCGTCTTCTTCCGGGACGGGGAGCCACAGAAACGGGCCGTCGGCGTTCAGAGCAAGGAGGCGCTGACCGCCGTGGTCGCGTCGCTGACTCGGTAG
- a CDS encoding FAD-dependent oxidoreductase yields the protein MDPIVIVGGDAAGMSAASKFKRERPERRVVVFEKGRYVSYAACGMPYYVKGEVESLDDLLTVTPEEFVEERDIDLRLHHEVVDIGAERREVVVEGPDGRFSQPYDRLLVATGARAVVPPFEGMDLTGVFTMHSLPEAEAVRDFLLAEEPDAVAVVGGGYVGIEMAEAFDAHGVEVHLFEMLPHVMAPFGETVAERVEEHLREEGVRLHLDTAVERFVGDEGVTGVETGDEVVAVDLALVGVGVAPNTDLAEAAGIELGETGAIATDEYGRTSVEGAFAAGDCAEARHVVTGEPDHVPLALTANRAGRAIGQTMAGDETPVGEIAGTAVVKAFDLTAARTGIIDEGRAREAGFDPVSVTITDSSRAHYYPGAEEITVTMLGDRESGRVLGATMVGREGVAKRIDTVAVALHEHATVEALSYYDLAYAPPYSPVWDPVLTAAKVLDGKLV from the coding sequence ATGGACCCCATCGTCATCGTCGGCGGCGACGCGGCCGGGATGAGCGCGGCGAGCAAGTTCAAGCGCGAGCGTCCCGAGCGGAGGGTGGTCGTCTTCGAGAAGGGTCGGTACGTCTCCTACGCCGCCTGCGGGATGCCGTACTACGTGAAAGGGGAGGTCGAATCGCTCGACGACCTGCTCACCGTGACGCCGGAGGAGTTCGTCGAGGAACGCGATATCGACCTCCGTCTCCACCACGAGGTGGTCGACATCGGCGCCGAGAGACGGGAGGTCGTCGTGGAGGGACCCGACGGCCGGTTCAGCCAGCCGTACGACCGGTTGCTCGTCGCGACGGGCGCCCGAGCGGTGGTCCCGCCGTTCGAGGGGATGGACCTGACGGGGGTGTTCACGATGCACTCGCTCCCCGAGGCCGAGGCCGTCCGCGACTTCCTCCTCGCCGAGGAACCCGACGCCGTCGCCGTCGTCGGCGGCGGCTACGTCGGCATCGAGATGGCCGAGGCGTTCGACGCCCACGGCGTCGAGGTTCACCTCTTCGAGATGCTGCCGCACGTCATGGCCCCGTTCGGCGAGACGGTCGCCGAGCGCGTCGAAGAACACCTCCGAGAGGAGGGCGTTCGCCTCCACCTCGACACCGCCGTCGAGCGGTTCGTCGGCGACGAGGGAGTAACGGGAGTCGAGACGGGCGACGAGGTGGTCGCCGTCGACCTGGCGCTGGTCGGCGTGGGCGTCGCGCCGAACACCGACCTCGCCGAAGCGGCAGGAATCGAACTCGGCGAGACCGGCGCCATCGCGACCGACGAGTACGGGCGGACCAGTGTCGAGGGAGCGTTCGCCGCGGGCGACTGCGCCGAGGCGCGGCACGTCGTCACGGGCGAACCGGACCACGTCCCGCTCGCGCTGACCGCCAACCGGGCGGGACGGGCTATCGGGCAGACGATGGCCGGCGACGAGACGCCCGTCGGCGAGATTGCGGGGACCGCGGTGGTGAAGGCGTTCGACCTCACGGCGGCCCGAACCGGGATAATCGACGAGGGGCGCGCTCGCGAGGCGGGCTTCGACCCCGTATCGGTCACCATCACCGACTCCTCGCGGGCGCACTACTACCCCGGGGCCGAGGAAATCACCGTCACGATGCTCGGCGACCGCGAGTCGGGGCGGGTGCTGGGTGCGACGATGGTCGGTCGTGAGGGGGTCGCAAAGCGCATCGACACCGTCGCCGTCGCGCTGCACGAGCACGCGACGGTGGAGGCGCTCTCGTACTACGACCTCGCGTACGCACCGCCGTACAGCCCGGTGTGGGACCCCGTGCTCACGGCGGCGAAGGTGCTCGACGGGAAACTCGTCTGA
- a CDS encoding SLC13 family permease yields MSPSPRFRLVTLAVAVVVVAAVVAAPTPPSLTATGQFALATMAFAAILWITGALPLALTALCIPLLLVAFGVYPSFGDAVAGFADPVIFLLFSGFVLAEALSHHDVDRRLALVLIVRFGTSARGLVLGAMVATALLSMVVSNTATVAMMVPVVVGVVASVTPVVEADEGASEASNFQIAMLLGVAYAASLGGVGTLVGTPPNAIVVGQLRELLGVEITFVEWLAVGLPLVVVTLPVAWVLLTYVVYPPAAYDVREARTRAADQLRAMGPLSPRARRTVAIFAATAALWLLGGFEFLLVEYLPPVWRVTLFGGAGTSAFGTTGHQGLLFYVVVGLLAVPTLVVTDAVAWDDVVDIDWGTLLLLGGGISLANALADTEATTWLAEVTLGALVGAPLVVVLLVVVAGTVVVGELASNTAMAAILAPLLVNVGPAYADALGTSATSASVMLAVTGAVAASYGFALPVATPPNAIVFGAGYLDREHMLRAGGLLDGVVILLTTLLALVLVRFVWPVVLG; encoded by the coding sequence GTGTCTCCCTCACCCCGCTTTCGACTGGTCACGCTCGCCGTCGCCGTCGTCGTCGTGGCCGCCGTCGTGGCCGCGCCGACGCCCCCCTCTTTGACCGCCACGGGTCAGTTCGCGCTCGCGACGATGGCGTTCGCGGCCATCCTCTGGATCACCGGGGCGCTCCCGCTCGCGCTCACGGCGCTCTGTATTCCCCTCCTGCTCGTCGCCTTCGGCGTCTACCCCTCGTTCGGCGACGCCGTCGCGGGCTTCGCCGACCCCGTCATCTTCCTGCTCTTCTCGGGCTTCGTCCTCGCCGAGGCGCTGAGTCACCACGACGTCGACCGCCGGCTGGCGCTGGTGCTCATCGTCCGCTTCGGGACCTCGGCCCGGGGGCTCGTTCTCGGTGCGATGGTGGCGACGGCGCTCCTCTCGATGGTCGTCTCGAACACCGCCACGGTGGCGATGATGGTCCCCGTCGTCGTCGGCGTGGTCGCGAGCGTCACCCCCGTCGTCGAGGCCGACGAGGGAGCGAGTGAGGCGTCGAACTTCCAGATAGCGATGCTCCTCGGCGTGGCGTACGCGGCGAGCCTGGGCGGCGTCGGCACGCTCGTCGGGACGCCCCCGAACGCCATCGTCGTCGGTCAGTTGCGCGAGTTGCTGGGGGTGGAGATCACGTTCGTCGAGTGGCTCGCCGTCGGCCTCCCGCTCGTCGTCGTCACGCTCCCCGTCGCGTGGGTGCTCCTCACCTACGTCGTCTACCCGCCCGCCGCGTACGACGTCCGTGAGGCGCGAACGCGCGCCGCCGACCAGCTCCGGGCGATGGGTCCGCTCTCGCCGCGGGCGCGACGGACCGTCGCCATCTTCGCCGCCACCGCCGCCCTGTGGCTGCTCGGCGGTTTCGAGTTCCTCCTCGTCGAGTACCTTCCACCCGTCTGGCGCGTCACGCTCTTCGGCGGCGCGGGCACGAGCGCCTTCGGGACGACCGGCCACCAGGGGCTGTTGTTCTACGTGGTCGTCGGCTTGCTCGCCGTCCCGACGCTCGTCGTCACCGACGCCGTCGCGTGGGACGACGTCGTCGACATCGACTGGGGGACGCTGCTTCTCCTCGGCGGCGGCATCTCGCTGGCGAACGCGCTCGCCGACACGGAGGCGACGACGTGGCTCGCCGAGGTGACGCTCGGCGCGCTCGTCGGTGCGCCGCTCGTCGTCGTCCTCCTCGTCGTCGTCGCCGGGACCGTCGTGGTCGGTGAACTCGCCTCGAACACGGCGATGGCGGCCATCCTCGCGCCGCTGCTCGTCAACGTCGGACCCGCCTACGCCGACGCGCTGGGCACCTCGGCCACGTCGGCGTCGGTGATGCTCGCGGTGACGGGTGCGGTCGCCGCCAGCTACGGCTTCGCCCTCCCGGTGGCGACCCCGCCGAACGCCATCGTCTTCGGCGCGGGCTACCTCGACCGCGAACACATGCTCCGCGCGGGCGGCCTCCTCGACGGCGTCGTCATCCTCCTGACGACCCTGCTCGCGCTGGTGCTCGTCCGGTTCGTCTGGCCGGTCGTCCTCGGGTGA
- a CDS encoding FAD-binding oxidoreductase, which produces MSVTTPLDSATLGDLRTAVTGDVLTPDDDGYDDARALWNGRIDRVPAVIVRVVSTDDVAAAIRFAREHDRQLAVRGGGHHVTGSALVDGGLVVDLSGLTGIDLDVDARTVRVGAGCRVSDVLSATQEHGLAVVCGSAAHNGVAGSTLGGAIGWVRRAHGLGVDGLRSAEVVTVDGEVLTASADENPELFWGLRGGGANFGVVTSFEFDCFELGPEVAVAQPIYPAPDDETVRDLLGQYRVFVADAPREVTSMAIVTSIPPLPFIPQEAHGAPVVMFYATYAGDSAEGEEVMRPLREFGEPAMDMSSRMPFLAIHEIANELFPVGNRYSWHSLYADELSDDLLDRVTTTAAARPEGEASVEIWHLGGAVSDVAPDETAYAHRDAEFLVNVGATWVDPADDEAHLSWAESSWGTLRESPATREGFYPGFPGFVTGEERARMAYGDNVARLADLKAEYDPENLLRSNLNVTPAR; this is translated from the coding sequence ATGTCCGTTACCACACCGCTCGACAGTGCAACGCTCGGTGACCTCCGAACCGCCGTCACGGGTGACGTTCTCACGCCCGACGACGACGGATACGACGACGCCCGTGCCCTCTGGAACGGCCGCATCGACCGCGTCCCGGCCGTCATCGTTCGGGTCGTCTCGACCGACGACGTGGCCGCGGCCATCAGGTTCGCCCGCGAGCACGACCGCCAACTGGCGGTCCGCGGCGGCGGCCACCACGTCACCGGGAGCGCGCTCGTCGACGGCGGCCTCGTCGTCGACCTCTCCGGACTGACGGGCATCGACCTCGACGTCGACGCTCGAACCGTGCGGGTCGGCGCGGGCTGTCGCGTCAGCGACGTCCTCTCGGCGACACAGGAGCACGGCCTCGCGGTCGTCTGCGGTAGCGCCGCCCACAACGGCGTCGCCGGGTCGACGCTCGGCGGTGCCATCGGCTGGGTCCGCCGCGCGCACGGCCTCGGCGTCGACGGCCTCCGGTCGGCGGAGGTCGTCACCGTCGACGGCGAGGTGCTGACCGCGAGCGCCGACGAGAATCCGGAGCTGTTCTGGGGCCTCAGAGGCGGCGGCGCCAACTTCGGCGTCGTCACGAGCTTCGAGTTCGACTGCTTCGAACTCGGGCCCGAAGTCGCCGTCGCGCAGCCCATCTATCCGGCACCGGACGACGAGACGGTCCGTGACCTCCTCGGCCAGTACCGCGTCTTCGTCGCCGACGCTCCCCGGGAAGTAACGTCGATGGCCATCGTGACGTCCATCCCGCCGCTCCCGTTCATCCCCCAGGAAGCCCACGGCGCGCCCGTCGTGATGTTCTACGCGACGTACGCCGGTGACTCCGCCGAGGGCGAGGAGGTCATGCGACCCCTCCGCGAGTTCGGTGAGCCCGCCATGGACATGAGCAGCCGGATGCCGTTCCTCGCGATTCACGAAATCGCCAACGAACTGTTCCCCGTCGGCAACCGCTACTCGTGGCACTCGCTGTACGCCGACGAGCTGTCCGATGACCTGCTCGACCGCGTGACCACCACCGCCGCGGCGCGTCCCGAGGGCGAGGCGTCGGTCGAAATCTGGCACCTCGGTGGCGCGGTGAGCGACGTCGCTCCCGACGAAACCGCGTACGCACACCGGGACGCGGAGTTCCTCGTCAACGTGGGTGCGACGTGGGTGGACCCCGCCGACGACGAGGCACACCTCTCCTGGGCCGAGTCGTCGTGGGGGACACTCCGCGAGTCGCCGGCCACGCGTGAGGGCTTTTACCCCGGCTTCCCCGGCTTCGTGACCGGCGAGGAGCGCGCCCGGATGGCGTACGGCGACAACGTCGCGCGCCTCGCCGACCTCAAGGCCGAGTACGACCCGGAGAACCTGCTCCGCAGCAATCTGAACGTCACGCCCGCGCGCTGA
- a CDS encoding SRPBCC domain-containing protein, which produces MFIRAIHTERVVDAPPEAVWAVLTDLPSYGAWNPQVTAATGALEAGASVDLTLSYRGRERSLTARVTDVVPERRLQWVGTVADGWLFEGWHTFELHPLDDGRTRFVNRERVSGLLAPLVVRGDAAAGYEAMNRALAERVERADG; this is translated from the coding sequence ATGTTCATCAGGGCGATACACACCGAACGAGTCGTCGACGCTCCACCCGAGGCCGTCTGGGCGGTACTCACGGACCTCCCCTCGTACGGAGCGTGGAACCCCCAGGTCACGGCCGCGACGGGCGCTCTCGAAGCGGGGGCTTCCGTCGACCTCACGCTCAGCTATCGCGGTCGGGAGCGGTCGCTCACGGCGCGGGTCACCGACGTGGTCCCCGAACGCCGACTCCAGTGGGTCGGCACCGTCGCGGACGGGTGGCTGTTCGAGGGGTGGCACACGTTCGAACTCCACCCGCTCGACGACGGCCGGACGCGGTTCGTCAACCGCGAGCGCGTCTCGGGTCTGCTCGCTCCGCTCGTCGTTCGAGGCGACGCCGCGGCGGGGTACGAGGCGATGAACCGGGCGCTCGCCGAGCGCGTCGAACGGGCGGACGGCTGA
- a CDS encoding calcium/sodium antiporter, which translates to MIAGGTAVQVGVLVATIGGLWLGARLLVDSVVRLARRFGLSELVIGLTIVAAGTSTPELVVSADAALKGFGAIAVGNIVGSNIYNLAFILGVVSLVRVVPIERSLVHRDGVVLVASTLVGAGVLFDLTVSRVEGALLVVLFVAYTAYLLRTGSEPLNDGGSETVAPAASVSGGTDTNTGTGTGADTERPEAAIPTGLTERVSFRGRDAVFLVVGLAVVLVSGDLMVSAASALARGAGVSESVIGGTIVAAGTSTPEFAVSLVAIGQGRLGVSVGNVVGSNVFNLLGIMGVASVLRPLSFPSVVLESVSWLVVIVVVMVAALWTGRQLSRPEGALFAASEVGRWVLGLLGLFG; encoded by the coding sequence ATGATCGCAGGTGGAACGGCAGTCCAGGTCGGCGTTCTCGTCGCAACGATCGGCGGACTCTGGCTCGGGGCACGACTGCTCGTCGACTCGGTCGTTCGGCTCGCTCGCCGGTTCGGCCTGTCCGAACTCGTCATCGGCCTCACCATCGTCGCCGCCGGAACCTCCACACCGGAGCTAGTTGTCTCCGCGGACGCGGCGCTGAAGGGGTTCGGCGCCATCGCCGTCGGCAACATCGTCGGGTCGAACATCTACAACCTCGCGTTCATCCTGGGCGTCGTCTCGCTGGTCCGGGTCGTCCCCATCGAGCGGTCGCTCGTCCACAGAGACGGCGTCGTCCTCGTCGCGAGCACGCTCGTCGGCGCGGGGGTGCTGTTCGACCTGACCGTCTCGCGGGTGGAAGGTGCCCTTCTCGTCGTCCTGTTCGTGGCCTACACGGCCTATCTGCTGCGGACTGGCTCCGAGCCGCTCAACGACGGTGGGTCGGAGACGGTCGCCCCGGCGGCGTCGGTATCAGGGGGCACGGACACGAACACGGGGACGGGGACGGGTGCGGACACCGAGCGACCGGAGGCGGCAATCCCGACGGGACTGACGGAGCGCGTGTCGTTCCGGGGCCGCGACGCGGTCTTCCTGGTGGTCGGACTCGCGGTGGTCCTCGTCAGCGGGGACCTCATGGTGTCGGCGGCGTCGGCGCTGGCACGGGGAGCGGGCGTCTCCGAGTCGGTCATCGGCGGCACCATCGTCGCGGCGGGGACGTCGACGCCGGAGTTCGCCGTCTCGTTGGTGGCTATCGGCCAGGGTCGCCTCGGCGTCTCCGTCGGCAACGTCGTCGGGAGCAACGTGTTCAACCTGCTCGGCATCATGGGTGTGGCGAGCGTGCTCCGGCCGCTCTCGTTCCCGTCGGTCGTCCTCGAGAGCGTCTCGTGGCTGGTCGTGATAGTGGTGGTGATGGTCGCGGCGCTGTGGACTGGCCGACAGCTCTCACGGCCCGAGGGAGCGCTGTTCGCCGCCTCCGAGGTCGGACGGTGGGTGCTCGGCCTCCTGGGACTGTTCGGCTGA